The nucleotide window AAAGCGAGCAAGAACATAGACCGCTCCCTAATTCTCCTCGGCTTCACCGAGGATGTAATAGCGAAGGCCTGGGAGATAATCAAGCTGAAGAAACAACTGGCAAAGCTCCTTCAGAGAGGAAATATCGAAGATATCGAGCGGCTCAACTCTCAAATAGAGAGATTAGAGGAAGAAATAGAAGCCTTTAGGCAAAAGAACAATGTAGGTGTCCTAATAGTAGCCTCGGCCACAGGAAGCGCCCGAGGAGACAGGATAAAGCTCTACCGCGAGCTCCTCGGCTTCGAGGTCGGGAGCGGCAAGTCCGTCCTCAGGAACGTCGTAGATTCCTATCTAATACCCGAAAAGCCCGTAGAGGACGTCGTGGCAGAGCTCCTTCAGAAGCTTGGCAAGGGTGGCCTGATATTCGTTCCCATAGACAAGGGCATCGAGTACGCGGAAAAGCTCACCGAGTTCCTAAAGGAAAGAGGCTTCAGGGTCGAGCTCGTCTCTGCTAGGAGCAAGAAGGGGCTAGAGCTCTTCGAGAGAGGCGAAGTGGACCACCTTGTAGGCGTGGCTACTTACTATGGAACAATAGTCAGAGGACTCGACCTGCCACACCTCATACGCTTCGCCCTATTCACAGGCATCCCCAAGTTCCGGTTCAGCCTCGACCTCGAACAGCCCACAATATACCGAGTCCTCGGACTCATGAGCGAGATAATAGAGTTCCTGCCCGAAGAAGATAGAAGAACCGGAGAGAAGCTCTACTCAAGACTTAGGAAGATTATCAGGAATGTGCCCCAGTTCGAGCTTATGAAAATAGAAGAGGCCCTCGCCGAGGGACTCCCCCTCGAAGGCTTCCAAAACCACGTCCTTGAGATATTTAGGGAAGCCGTCGAATTCCTTCGGAGAGTTCTGAAGAACGAGATCGTGCTTAAGAAGATAGCAGAAGATCCGTTCCTCAGCCTGAAAAGAGAAGGAGACAAGTGGTTCATTGAGATACCGGACGTCAGAACATACATCCAAGCCAGCGGAAGGACGAGCAGGCTTTTCGCCGGCGGAATAACCAAGGGTCTCAGCGTCCTCATCGTGGACGACGAAAAAGTCTTCAACGGCCTAGTCAGACAGATGCGCTGGCGCTTCACGGAGTTCAAGATGATCCCCTTCGAGGAGCTTGACCTCGAGGAAGTTCTCAAGGAGATAGACGAGGACAGGGAGAAAGTTAAACTTGTGATGGAGGGCAAGATAAGCGCCAAGGTCAAGGACCTAGTCAAATCGGCACTTATGATAGTGGAGAGCCCCAACAAGGCCAGAACAATAGCCAGCTTCTTCGGTCAGCCCAGCAAGAGAAGGATAGGGGACTTAGTGGCCTACGAGGTAAGCATAGGCGACAGAATGCTTACAATCCTAGCGAGCGGTGGCCACATGTTTGATCTCGTTACGAACGAGGGATATCACGGTGTTCTCATCCAGAAGAAGGAAGGAAGGCCATTCTTCATACCAGTTTACGACACGATAAAGAGGTGCAGGGACTGCGGCCATCAGTTCGTAGACTGGGAGGAAAAAGGAGCCTGTCCCCGCTGCGGCTCAAAGAACGTCCACGATGCCCTTGAAAACGTGAAAGCGATGCGCGAGATAGCGCAAGAGGTCGATGAGATCCTCATAGGAACGGACCCAGACACCGAGGGTGAGAAGATAGCCTGGGACATAAGAAACGTCCTTGCCCCATACGCCCCCGTCATAAAGCGCATAGAGTTCCACGAGGTTACAAGGCCAGCAATACTGAAGGCCCTCAGGGAGGCGAGGGACGTAAACGAGAACCGCGTCAACGCCCAGCTCGTCAGGCGCATAGAGGATAGATGGATAGGCTTCGAACTCAGCCAGAAGCTCTGGGAGGTCTTCGAGAACAGAAACCTCTCCGCCGGTCGCGTTCAAACACCCGTGCTCGGCTGGGTAATCCAGCGCTACAAGGAGTTCACAGAGAGCGAGACAGACTTCCTCAACATAACCCTAGAGAACGGACTTAGCATTACCCTGGAAGGTGCTAAGGGCAAGGTGGGAGAGGTAATCGTTGAGGATGTTCAGGTGGAAGAGCGTGACGTCAATCCACTGCCACCCTACACCACGGACACCATGCTCCAAGACGCTTCCCGCATCCTCGGCTTCTCTGCCCCCTATGCCATGCAGCTCGCCCAGGACCTCTTCGAGGCCGGACTTACGAGTTACCATAGAACCGACTCCATTCACGTAAGCAACACAGGGATAGAGATAGCCAAAGAATACATAACCCAGGAGATAGGCGAGGGCTACTTCCAGCCAAGGCCATGGGGGCAGGAAGGAGCTCATGAGGCCATAAGACCCACGAGACCAATAGACACCGGCAGGCTAATCCAGCTCATTCGCGATGGCATAATAACGCTGCCCAAGAACCTCACGAGGGATCACTTCAGGCTCTACGACCTAATATTCAGGCGCTTCATCGCGAGTCAGATGAAAGCCGCCCGGGTCCTCTACGAGAAAGCTATAATCAACGCCGGCCTTGGAAAGGCCGAAGTGGAGGGTTACTTGGAGGTGCTCTTCGACGGATGGTCAAGGATAAAGCCCCTGCCACTCAAGCAGCTTCCGAAGCTGGAGCCAGGTCAGAGGATCAAGGTCAAAGAGCTCAAGCACTGGCGCGCCCCGAAGGTCTCCCTGTACACGCAAGGCGACCTGATAGCACTTATGAAGGAGAGAAGGATAGGAAGGCCGTCCACTTATGCAAAGATAGTTCAGACCCTGCTCCAGAGGGGCTACGTCGTTGAGACGAAGGGCAGAAAGAAGCTCGTGCCAACGGAGAAGGGGATAAAGGTCTACCACTACCTAGTGAGCAAGTACAAGGACCTCGTGAGCGAGGAGAGGACAAGACAGCTGGAAGAACTCATGGATATGGTTGAGGAAGCCAGAGCCGATTATCAAGAGGTTCTCAATGACCTCTACAAAGAGATACAAACATATGTTAGGTAGCCGAGAACCTTTTTAACCCCTCTTTCTATCTTTGCACATGCATACAACTTTCCTCAAATTCGCCCGAGTATCCAGCAATTTTGATCATACATCTAATGATTTTTATCTTCAATTGAGAAAAACTTATATACTAGAAGCTTCCAAAACCTATTGACAAGTATATGGCGGTGGTAACCATGAGCAAGGAGAGAATGGTCGAGCTTTTACAAGAACACTTTGAGCTTAACTTATACGAGGCCAGAGCTTACGTTGCCCTCGTGGCGTTTGGAGTCCTTACCCCCGCCGAATTGGCCAGCGTTTCTGAGGTTCCTGCCCCAAGAACTTACGATGTCCTTAGGAGCCTCGAGAAGAAGGGCTTTGCAATGAGCCAGCCCGGCAAGACCAACAAGTACAGGCCCGTCCACCCGGCCAACATCCTAGAGAAGTTCATTGAGGAGTGGCAGGAGCGCGTTAAGGAGGAGTTGGAAGCCAAGAAGAAGGCTAAGGAGGAGCTTCTTGAGCTTATGGCTCCCCTCATAGAGACGGAGGTTCCCAAGTACGGCGTTGAGAGAGTCTGGGTCGTCAGAGGTATCAAGAACTCCACCCTCAAGACCAAGGAAATGCTGGAGGAAGTTGAAAAGGAAATACTCCTAGCGGATGACGGCTTTATTGCCGTGAACCTTGAGGAGGATATACTCGCGGCCGCTGACAAGGGCGTCAAGATAAAGGTCGTCCTCACGAAGTCCCTCCTACCAAGGCTCAAGGGCTCCAAGCTGATCGAGTATGCCAAGAAGGGCAAGATAGAGATTAGGGCTATCGAGAAAATCGATATACCAATGCTCATCTGCGACGAGGAGGTATTCTTCGCCCTCGAGGACATTGCAGCAAGATACTTCAACTACGAGACCCAGGTCTGGATAAAGGACTACCGCATCGTTGAGCTCTTCAAGTCCAAGTTCAACGAATACTGGGACAAGGGAGAGAAGATCTGATTCCTCTTTTCCTTTGTTCTTTATGTGCCATTTTGCTACCCTACCTGCGTTAAAAAGAGAGGAGAGCTAACGCCTTCTGAGGATTAACGGAATCACTACGAGCAAACTTATCAGCCCTGGTCCGCAGATGCCCTTTTTGGTTTCTTTTGTGTTGGTTGGTGTTTTCGTTGTATTGGGAGACATCTTTGTTGTGTAGGTTGTGCCGTTGGTCTCAACGGTCTTGGTAGATGTATCCGCACTGGTCTTGCAGACCGTCACGTTGGCTATCTTGACACTGTCCGGGAACCACTGACCTCCTCCCCGCCCTGAAGGG belongs to Pyrococcus yayanosii CH1 and includes:
- the rgy gene encoding reverse gyrase is translated as MKAIYRGMCPNCEGRISDERLSMKNPCESCLDEPVGEQVYFDLIKAVRDALKLKGTLKEWEEIYKLNKAVKDVEKFFEKATGFTFWSAQKTWVKRLVRGRSFSIIAPTGMGKSTFGAFMAIYFAQKGKKSYIVVPTTPLVIQTVRKIRTMAERAGVEVNLAYYHGNLKKKEKEDMLAKIRDGNFEILVTSSQFLATRFDELLKDKKFDFIFVDDVDAFLKASKNIDRSLILLGFTEDVIAKAWEIIKLKKQLAKLLQRGNIEDIERLNSQIERLEEEIEAFRQKNNVGVLIVASATGSARGDRIKLYRELLGFEVGSGKSVLRNVVDSYLIPEKPVEDVVAELLQKLGKGGLIFVPIDKGIEYAEKLTEFLKERGFRVELVSARSKKGLELFERGEVDHLVGVATYYGTIVRGLDLPHLIRFALFTGIPKFRFSLDLEQPTIYRVLGLMSEIIEFLPEEDRRTGEKLYSRLRKIIRNVPQFELMKIEEALAEGLPLEGFQNHVLEIFREAVEFLRRVLKNEIVLKKIAEDPFLSLKREGDKWFIEIPDVRTYIQASGRTSRLFAGGITKGLSVLIVDDEKVFNGLVRQMRWRFTEFKMIPFEELDLEEVLKEIDEDREKVKLVMEGKISAKVKDLVKSALMIVESPNKARTIASFFGQPSKRRIGDLVAYEVSIGDRMLTILASGGHMFDLVTNEGYHGVLIQKKEGRPFFIPVYDTIKRCRDCGHQFVDWEEKGACPRCGSKNVHDALENVKAMREIAQEVDEILIGTDPDTEGEKIAWDIRNVLAPYAPVIKRIEFHEVTRPAILKALREARDVNENRVNAQLVRRIEDRWIGFELSQKLWEVFENRNLSAGRVQTPVLGWVIQRYKEFTESETDFLNITLENGLSITLEGAKGKVGEVIVEDVQVEERDVNPLPPYTTDTMLQDASRILGFSAPYAMQLAQDLFEAGLTSYHRTDSIHVSNTGIEIAKEYITQEIGEGYFQPRPWGQEGAHEAIRPTRPIDTGRLIQLIRDGIITLPKNLTRDHFRLYDLIFRRFIASQMKAARVLYEKAIINAGLGKAEVEGYLEVLFDGWSRIKPLPLKQLPKLEPGQRIKVKELKHWRAPKVSLYTQGDLIALMKERRIGRPSTYAKIVQTLLQRGYVVETKGRKKLVPTEKGIKVYHYLVSKYKDLVSEERTRQLEELMDMVEEARADYQEVLNDLYKEIQTYVR
- the trmBL2 gene encoding HTH-type transcriptional regulator TrmBL2, whose protein sequence is MSKERMVELLQEHFELNLYEARAYVALVAFGVLTPAELASVSEVPAPRTYDVLRSLEKKGFAMSQPGKTNKYRPVHPANILEKFIEEWQERVKEELEAKKKAKEELLELMAPLIETEVPKYGVERVWVVRGIKNSTLKTKEMLEEVEKEILLADDGFIAVNLEEDILAAADKGVKIKVVLTKSLLPRLKGSKLIEYAKKGKIEIRAIEKIDIPMLICDEEVFFALEDIAARYFNYETQVWIKDYRIVELFKSKFNEYWDKGEKI